A portion of the Roseovarius sp. SCSIO 43702 genome contains these proteins:
- a CDS encoding TetR/AcrR family transcriptional regulator, which translates to MEMSADIKKGRKFDQVLEGARTIFLRDGFERASVDDIAREAGVSKATLYSYFPDKRLLFSEIARIECNRQAEAALKDFDPECKSVEDALREAAELVVRFFLSEFGLQMFRTCVTESQRFPELGERFYASGPGMLREKLGTILDAYVARGDLEIDDMDLAASQFGELCKSDLFVKCICGLQCACDDAAIDRVVTGVVEMFLARYGVKQSG; encoded by the coding sequence ATGGAAATGAGCGCCGATATCAAGAAGGGGCGCAAGTTCGACCAGGTGCTCGAAGGCGCGCGCACGATCTTCCTGCGAGACGGGTTCGAGCGGGCGAGCGTCGATGACATCGCGCGCGAGGCCGGAGTGTCGAAGGCGACCCTCTATTCCTATTTCCCCGACAAGCGGCTTCTCTTCTCGGAGATCGCGCGGATCGAGTGCAACCGGCAGGCCGAGGCCGCGCTGAAGGATTTCGATCCCGAGTGCAAGTCGGTCGAGGACGCCCTGCGCGAGGCCGCCGAGCTGGTCGTGCGGTTCTTCCTGTCGGAATTCGGCTTGCAGATGTTCCGCACCTGCGTGACCGAGTCGCAGCGTTTTCCCGAGCTGGGAGAGCGGTTCTACGCGTCGGGTCCGGGGATGCTGCGCGAGAAGCTGGGCACGATCCTCGATGCCTACGTGGCACGCGGCGATCTGGAGATCGACGACATGGACCTCGCCGCCAGCCAGTTCGGCGAACTCTGCAAGAGCGATCTTTTCGTGAAGTGCATCTGCGGGTTGCAATGCGCCTGCGACGATGCGGCCATCGACCGGGTCGTGACCGGCGTGGTCGAGATGTTCCTCGCGCGGTATGGCGTGAAGCAATCCGGCTGA